The following proteins come from a genomic window of Flavobacteriales bacterium:
- a CDS encoding aspartate aminotransferase family protein, translated as MYKFWKKISEKNIRQKVFGALEKNVDYDKENILGIPASFLDDKVFNQDSSFLKEAPYMSTLIQNPNHIGCHTLGNSERYYIGTQEIERDLLDICAVDILKAECDKYDGYVASGGTEANIQAFWVYRNYFKNKYAAKNKEIAILCSVDSHYSVDKASNLLGLDIYKINVDEDNRELKDIDVTINLAKSDGRKYFIVLSNMMTTMFGSVDNVTYLSDELLRLKCTFKLHIDAAFGGFYYPFTKSDSQITFQNPHISSFTLDAHKMEQAPYGTGIFIIRKGYIEHIKTKEASYIQGDDFTLCGSRSGANAIAAWMILSKNGPFAWQEKIFVLQKRTEWMCNQLEKLNIEFYRFPFSNIITIKNRFVSQEVSQSFGLVPDNHKDPQWQKIVIMEHVTIEKLSLLVGEIEKSLTNVGVN; from the coding sequence ATGTATAAATTTTGGAAAAAAATATCAGAAAAAAACATTCGACAAAAAGTATTTGGTGCTCTTGAGAAAAATGTGGATTACGATAAGGAAAATATTTTGGGTATTCCCGCTTCTTTTCTAGATGATAAAGTATTTAATCAAGATAGCTCCTTTTTGAAAGAAGCACCCTATATGTCAACACTCATTCAAAACCCAAACCATATTGGTTGCCATACATTAGGGAATTCTGAACGCTATTATATAGGAACTCAAGAGATAGAGAGGGATTTACTTGATATATGCGCTGTCGATATTTTGAAAGCTGAATGTGATAAATACGATGGCTATGTGGCATCTGGAGGAACTGAAGCAAATATTCAAGCCTTTTGGGTTTACAGAAATTACTTTAAAAATAAATATGCAGCAAAAAATAAGGAAATAGCTATTCTCTGTAGTGTTGATAGTCATTACTCTGTTGATAAAGCATCCAATTTGTTGGGCTTAGATATCTACAAAATAAATGTTGATGAAGATAATAGAGAATTAAAGGATATTGATGTTACTATAAATTTAGCTAAAAGCGATGGGAGGAAATATTTTATTGTACTTTCTAATATGATGACCACTATGTTTGGTTCGGTCGATAATGTAACTTATTTGTCAGATGAACTGTTGCGATTGAAATGCACTTTCAAACTACATATTGACGCTGCCTTTGGGGGCTTTTATTACCCTTTTACAAAAAGCGATAGTCAAATAACATTTCAAAACCCACATATTTCATCATTTACCTTAGATGCTCATAAGATGGAACAAGCCCCTTATGGTACAGGTATCTTCATTATTAGAAAAGGCTATATAGAACACATAAAAACGAAAGAAGCCAGTTACATTCAAGGAGATGATTTTACTTTATGTGGTAGTCGTTCGGGCGCAAACGCCATTGCTGCTTGGATGATACTCTCTAAAAATGGACCTTTCGCATGGCAGGAGAAAATATTTGTTCTTCAAAAAAGAACAGAATGGATGTGTAATCAATTGGAAAAATTGAATATTGAATTTTATAGATTTCCTTTTTCGAATATAATCACTATTAAAAATCGTTTTGTGAGTCAAGAAGTGTCCCAATCTTTTGGTCTAGTACCAGATAATCATAAAGACCCTCAATGGCAAAAAATTGTGATAATGGAACACGTGACTATTGAAAAGCTCAGTTTATTGGTGGGTGAGATAGAGAAGTCTTTAACAAATGTGGGGGTAAATTAA
- a CDS encoding ABC transporter ATP-binding protein → MIKVNNIFKSYGDLEVLKGVNLSVKAGETVSIVGASGAGKTTLLQIIGTLDKADSGEIEIANNPLQSLNDKKLSTFRNESIGFVFQFHNLLSEFNALENICLPAFIKGVPKTEAEKRAKKLLLMLNLKDRSHHKPNELSGGEQQRVAVARALINNPAVLLADEPSGNLDSKNAEQLHDILLNINKETDHACVIVTHNKDLANMADRKLTMVDGNII, encoded by the coding sequence GTGATAAAAGTAAATAACATATTCAAGAGTTATGGCGATTTGGAGGTGCTGAAAGGCGTTAACCTCAGCGTAAAAGCTGGTGAAACGGTTTCTATTGTTGGAGCATCTGGTGCTGGCAAAACTACCTTACTTCAAATTATTGGCACCCTTGACAAAGCCGATTCTGGAGAAATTGAAATTGCCAACAATCCATTACAATCCCTTAACGACAAAAAACTGTCTACATTTAGAAATGAATCTATTGGATTTGTTTTTCAATTCCATAATTTACTGTCAGAGTTCAATGCTTTAGAGAATATTTGCCTCCCTGCCTTCATTAAAGGAGTTCCAAAAACGGAAGCAGAAAAAAGAGCAAAAAAATTGCTTTTAATGTTAAACCTCAAAGATCGCTCTCACCATAAGCCTAATGAACTTTCGGGTGGAGAGCAACAGAGAGTAGCCGTAGCAAGAGCATTAATAAACAATCCAGCAGTATTATTGGCGGATGAGCCCTCTGGCAATCTCGATTCCAAAAATGCCGAGCAGTTACACGATATATTACTAAATATCAATAAAGAAACAGATCATGCCTGTGTAATTGTTACGCACAACAAGGATTTGGCAAATATGGCCGACCGTAAATTGACGATGGTGGATGGTAATATTATTTAA
- a CDS encoding carbohydrate binding family 9 domain-containing protein has translation MKYLILFVLSLPFCLLAQSKEYTIQRTEKSPTTDGVIEQVEWSMHRTAGEFISYYPISGAKMPTGFKTEWKATYDNQAIYFAVSMYDPRPDSIMSQLCKRDRVEGSNNDNILIRINPYGDGQTDFGFRLSPLGVQEDVKFTTYDEDSNWDMVWKSATHRDDKGWYAEFEIPYSALRFPKSEVQDWSVNIVRHIRRYRANYAWNPIDFTNENISSQAGTIKGFKNIEPPLRLSFLPYVSSYATNYDGETEFSFNGGMDVKYGINESFTLDMTLIPDFGQVGFDNQVLNLSPFEIQYDEKRPFFTEGTELFDKGYLFYSRRISDNLLNATKVTGRNKNNLAIGVLNAVTDETDNDPRSNYNILVLDQSLSNNSYLTLTNTNVQRKGGDFANVTGLLSVLRNKNNSYQFFGNYRFSHVKGIEDTEQGFASYMNVSKVAGKLQFGLSNNIESDTYNPNDMGFLYNNNEFNISADINYRITESTQRLVDFKCSAVLSYEQLYKPRLFNELSYEVRQVSTFKNFLTWGVSSSGDLTEGNDYFESRSGIDDVFKRSANYIGRMFFSSDYRKKLALDVSFGGGQAPLYDEYTLFYRISPRFRFSEKLFAYYVFSTSMTENETGFITKDTDDNSIFSTRKKQFFTNVLQAQYVLNTKMSFDFKFRHHWEQVKNYSFHTLDDDGYLQASDYKRLEDVNFNAWNIDLNFNYWFAPASEISLVWKNSILSSGERIESYYNDNLEALLNNPQENSLSLRVRYFLDYQYLKKK, from the coding sequence ATGAAGTATCTGATTCTATTTGTTTTAAGTCTACCTTTCTGTTTATTGGCACAATCTAAAGAATACACCATTCAAAGGACTGAAAAAAGCCCTACGACAGATGGTGTTATCGAACAGGTAGAATGGTCTATGCACCGAACTGCTGGAGAGTTTATTAGCTATTACCCTATCAGTGGCGCCAAAATGCCTACAGGATTTAAAACGGAATGGAAAGCCACTTATGACAATCAGGCTATCTATTTTGCAGTATCAATGTACGACCCTCGACCGGATAGTATCATGAGTCAATTATGCAAAAGAGATAGAGTTGAAGGCAGTAATAACGATAACATTTTGATACGCATTAATCCTTATGGTGATGGTCAGACCGACTTCGGCTTTAGATTATCGCCTCTTGGTGTGCAGGAGGATGTAAAGTTTACCACCTATGATGAAGACTCTAATTGGGATATGGTTTGGAAAAGCGCTACCCATAGAGACGATAAAGGCTGGTATGCCGAATTTGAAATCCCCTATTCTGCTTTGCGTTTTCCCAAAAGTGAGGTGCAAGATTGGAGTGTTAATATCGTTAGACACATAAGAAGGTATAGAGCTAACTACGCTTGGAACCCCATCGATTTCACCAACGAAAATATTAGCTCTCAAGCAGGTACAATTAAGGGTTTTAAAAACATAGAACCTCCTTTAAGGCTATCCTTCTTACCTTATGTTTCTTCTTATGCCACTAATTACGATGGTGAAACGGAATTTAGCTTCAATGGTGGTATGGATGTAAAATACGGCATCAATGAAAGTTTTACCCTGGATATGACTTTGATCCCTGATTTTGGGCAAGTCGGCTTTGACAATCAAGTGCTTAACCTATCGCCCTTTGAGATACAATACGACGAGAAAAGACCCTTTTTCACTGAAGGAACAGAACTTTTTGACAAGGGTTATTTGTTCTATTCTCGAAGGATTAGCGACAATTTGTTGAATGCTACCAAGGTAACGGGAAGAAATAAAAATAACTTAGCCATAGGTGTTTTGAATGCAGTAACGGATGAAACCGATAACGATCCGCGAAGTAATTACAATATCCTTGTATTAGATCAATCCTTGTCCAATAACTCCTATTTGACCCTAACCAACACTAATGTACAACGTAAAGGTGGTGACTTTGCTAATGTAACTGGCTTATTATCGGTATTGAGAAATAAAAATAATAGCTATCAATTTTTTGGTAACTATAGATTCAGTCATGTAAAAGGAATAGAAGATACCGAACAAGGCTTTGCTTCTTATATGAATGTTAGCAAAGTAGCAGGTAAACTCCAATTTGGACTTTCCAACAATATTGAAAGCGATACTTACAACCCCAACGATATGGGTTTCTTGTATAATAATAATGAGTTTAATATATCGGCTGATATCAACTATCGCATTACCGAATCTACCCAACGCTTGGTTGATTTTAAATGTTCGGCAGTCTTGAGCTACGAGCAATTATACAAACCTCGCTTATTCAATGAATTGAGTTATGAAGTGCGTCAGGTTTCTACTTTCAAGAATTTTCTAACCTGGGGCGTTTCATCTAGTGGAGACTTGACTGAAGGAAACGATTATTTTGAGTCAAGGTCTGGCATTGATGATGTCTTCAAACGGTCTGCCAATTATATAGGTCGGATGTTTTTCTCAAGCGATTATAGAAAGAAATTAGCATTAGATGTCAGCTTTGGTGGTGGTCAAGCTCCTCTATACGATGAATACACCCTATTTTATCGGATATCTCCTCGTTTTCGTTTTAGCGAAAAACTATTTGCTTACTATGTATTTTCTACGAGTATGACCGAAAATGAAACCGGATTTATTACCAAAGATACTGACGATAACTCTATCTTTTCTACTCGTAAAAAACAATTCTTTACCAATGTGTTACAAGCTCAATATGTTCTCAATACAAAGATGAGTTTCGACTTCAAATTCCGACACCATTGGGAACAAGTCAAAAATTATTCCTTTCACACTCTTGACGATGATGGCTATTTGCAAGCTAGTGATTATAAGAGGCTAGAAGACGTGAATTTTAACGCCTGGAACATTGACTTAAATTTCAATTATTGGTTTGCTCCTGCTAGCGAAATCAGTTTAGTTTGGAAAAACTCAATTCTAAGTTCTGGCGAACGAATCGAAAGCTACTACAACGATAATTTAGAGGCACTATTGAACAACCCTCAAGAGAATAGTTTATCTTTGAGAGTTCGATATTTTTTAGATTATCAATATTTGAAAAAGAAGTGA
- the sucC gene encoding ADP-forming succinate--CoA ligase subunit beta: protein MNLHEYQGKEILNSFGVRIQNGIVASTPEEAVLAAKKLNETTGTSWWVVKAQIHAGGRGKGGGVKLAKSIDEVKSIADEILGMQLVTPQTSAEGKTVHQVLIAEDVYYPGESETSEFYMSVLLNRSTGRNMIMYSTEGGMDIEEVADKTPHLIFTEEIDPKVGLQGFQCRKIAFNLGLSGTAFKEMTKFVSALYSAYDGIDASLFEINPVLKTSDDKILAVDSKVALDGNALFRHKDFIELRDKREEDPTEVEADEYGLNFVKLDGNVGCMVNGAGLAMATMDIIKQAGGNPANFLDVGGTADAARVEQAFRIIMKDSSVKAILVNIFGGIVRCDRVAQGVVDAYKNIGEVNIPIIVRLQGTNAIQAKELIDASGLKVISVVLLQEAADKVKEVLS, encoded by the coding sequence ATGAATTTACACGAGTATCAAGGAAAAGAAATTCTAAATAGTTTTGGAGTACGTATTCAAAACGGTATTGTTGCTAGCACTCCTGAAGAGGCTGTACTAGCGGCAAAAAAACTAAACGAAACTACTGGAACTTCATGGTGGGTAGTTAAGGCCCAAATTCATGCTGGTGGTCGTGGCAAAGGCGGTGGCGTAAAACTTGCCAAGTCTATAGATGAGGTAAAGTCTATTGCTGATGAAATTTTAGGCATGCAATTGGTTACTCCTCAAACGTCTGCTGAAGGAAAAACAGTTCATCAAGTATTAATCGCTGAGGATGTTTACTATCCTGGTGAAAGTGAAACTTCAGAGTTTTACATGTCTGTATTACTGAACCGTTCTACAGGAAGAAATATGATTATGTATTCAACAGAAGGTGGTATGGATATTGAAGAAGTAGCCGATAAAACTCCTCATTTAATATTTACTGAAGAAATAGACCCTAAAGTTGGTTTACAAGGTTTTCAGTGTAGAAAAATTGCCTTTAACTTAGGCTTAAGTGGAACAGCATTTAAAGAAATGACAAAATTCGTTTCTGCCTTGTATTCTGCATACGATGGCATTGATGCTTCATTATTTGAAATAAACCCAGTTCTTAAAACATCTGATGATAAGATATTAGCAGTAGACTCTAAAGTAGCTCTTGATGGAAATGCATTATTTAGACACAAAGACTTTATTGAATTAAGAGATAAAAGAGAAGAAGACCCAACTGAAGTAGAAGCTGATGAATACGGACTTAACTTCGTGAAACTTGACGGTAATGTTGGATGTATGGTTAATGGTGCTGGATTGGCTATGGCAACCATGGATATCATCAAACAAGCAGGAGGTAACCCAGCTAACTTTTTGGATGTAGGTGGTACTGCCGATGCTGCTCGTGTAGAACAGGCTTTTAGAATCATAATGAAAGACAGTTCCGTAAAAGCAATTTTAGTAAATATCTTTGGTGGTATTGTTCGTTGCGATAGAGTAGCGCAAGGTGTTGTTGATGCTTATAAAAATATTGGAGAAGTTAATATTCCTATTATTGTGCGACTTCAAGGAACTAACGCTATACAAGCAAAAGAATTAATCGATGCAAGTGGCTTAAAGGTAATATCTGTTGTTTTATTACAAGAGGCTGCCGATAAGGTTAAAGAAGTCCTTTCTTAG